A section of the Mangifera indica cultivar Alphonso chromosome 12, CATAS_Mindica_2.1, whole genome shotgun sequence genome encodes:
- the LOC123193542 gene encoding inactive protein RESTRICTED TEV MOVEMENT 2-like, translated as MEQLRVTRVRGSYQIRIKVEPQTAICKWRRFNQIYTIPQNCNLDKIEARLQNSVLTITMPKKPQPAVETKSQAETISKELSMTLSVKEGISKEGTVRKGEDETSRKLPQVVEIVLSQSGSPEKEKNNKVVTICGDESMMEMKRIKDAAMKAVKGLLIETEEERQTNKVAVAVGVAALVVVGIGAYVALKIGSKATSN; from the coding sequence ATGGAGCAATTGAGGGTCACGCGCGTGCGGGGATCTTACCAAATTCGGATAAAGGTCGAGCCACAAACTGCAATTTGCAAATGGCGCCGGTTCAATCAGATTTATACAATCCCACAGAATTGTAACCTTGATAAGATCGAGGCAAGGTTGCAAAATTCAGTTCTAACAATCACAATGCCAAAGAAGCCGCAGCCAGCTGTAGAGACGAAAAGCCAGGCAGAAACAATTAGCAAAGAATTGTCAATGACTCTGAGCGTAAAGGAAGGAATTAGCAAAGAAGGCACGGTTCGGAAGGGCGAAGATGAAACTTCACGGAAATTGCCACAAGTTGTTGAAATTGTTCTCTCACAGAGTGGTAGTccagagaaagagaagaataatAAAGTCGTAACAATTTGTGGGGATGAAAGTATGATGGAAatgaagagaataaaagatGCAGCCATGAAGGCAGTGAAGGGATTGTTAATAGAGACTGAAGAAGAGAGGCAAACAAATAAGGTTGCTGTTGCTGTTGGTGTGGCAGCTCTTGTGGTTGTGGGAATTGGAGCTTATGTTGCCTTGAAAATTGGATCAAAAGCTACAAGTAATTAA